One window of Etheostoma spectabile isolate EspeVRDwgs_2016 chromosome 6, UIUC_Espe_1.0, whole genome shotgun sequence genomic DNA carries:
- the LOC116691769 gene encoding E3 ubiquitin-protein ligase NHLRC1 has protein sequence MTRSPGSSSRGSLSPEGILREIQINLLECKVCFEKFSTQQREHRPQNLSCGHVLCLECIRALSHPLLRKLECPFCRQLCNVDSTSHCQALSDLQELLLSRSLTSSAHLHGQKASLDLAPGRTSTPLHLCTAFGGWGTLINPTGIAVLRSSGTIIVVHDGEKKVVVFNPQGRKLHSFGQRGRASWEVCYPVDVAVTCCGHVVVTDAGDKGVKVFTSTGHHVLTVRNFFQMPWGVDTDSCGHILVSDVQAGTLSQVKMDYTHGLALEHLTAISDLQHPKAVACCWVTRNTAVMEHLPDDTYSPGRHRHTRLRVFTEDFHPLYQTDSFSLTLQSTVRLNMSGMAFNGDGDVIVIDSNQGMVWSYGKLQNGPALNPLVADHLIRPVGLVSLNNTLIILDSGDHTVKMYSAE, from the coding sequence ATGACTAGGAGTCCTGGTTCCTCGAGTCGTGGCAGCCTGAGTCCTGAGGGGATTCTGAGAGAGATCCAGATCAACTTGCTGGAGTGTAAAGTCTGTTTTGAGAAGTTCAGCACTCAGCAGAGGGAGCACAGACCACAGAATCTTTCCTGTGGCCATGTACTCTGTCTGGAATGCATCAGGGCTCTGTCCCACCCTCTCCTGAGAAAGCTGGAGTGCCCATTCTGTCGACAACTGTGCAATGTTGACAGCACCTCCCACTGCCAGGCTTTAAGTGACCTGCAGGAGCTGCTATTGTCCCGGAGTCTCACATCCTCTGCTCATCTTCACGGGCAAAAGGCAAGCCTTGACCTGGCCCCAGGTCGGACATCCACACCTCTGCACCTCTGCACAGCTTTTGGTGGGTGGGGGACTCTTATCAACCCCACTGGAATAGCTGTTTTGAGATCTTCAGGGACAATAATTGTGGTGCATGATGGAGAGAAGAAGGTGGTGGTGTTCAATCCACAGGGCAGGAAGCTGCACAGTTTTGGGCAAAGAGGACGAGCCAGTTGGGAGGTCTGTTACCCAGTGGATGTGGCAGTGACTTGCTGTGGTCATGTTGTGGTGACTGATGCAGGAGATAAAGGTGTGAAGGTTTTCACCTCCACGGGACACCACGTGTTGACAGTCAGAAATTTCTTCCAGATGCCCTGGGGTGTGGATACAGACAGCTGTGGGCACATCCTGGTCTCAGACGTCCAGGCCGGCACGCTGTCCCAGGTAAAAATGGACTACACTCATGGTCTCGCTTTGGAGCATCTAACAGCCATTTCCGACCTGCAGCATCCAAAAGCTGTGGCCTGCTGTTGGGTGACTCGGAACACTGCAGTGATGGAGCATTTACCTGATGACACATATTCACCAGGGAGACACCGACACACAAGGCTAAGAGTGTTTACAGAAGACTTCCACCCTCTTTACCAGACTGACAGTTTCAGCCTGACCCTGCAGTCCACAGTGAGGCTGAACATGTCAGGCATGGCCTTTAACGGAGATGGAGATGTGATTGTGATTGACTCCAATCAGGGGATGGTTTGGAGTTATGGGAAGCTCCAGAATGGCCCAGCCCTGAACCCACTTGTGGCAGACCACCTCATCCGCCCAGTTGGACTGGTGTCACTGAACAACACGCTTATCATTCTGGACAGTGGAGACCATACAGTAAAGATGTATTCAGCTGAATAA